One Syngnathus acus chromosome 13, fSynAcu1.2, whole genome shotgun sequence genomic window carries:
- the lipt2 gene encoding putative lipoyltransferase 2, mitochondrial has product MRTQGPRPLVEVVRLGLLPYREALGVQEAYIKRCQAGAGAFHALLLCQNPPVYTTGIRHKGRPPAELERLRLLGAQVHNTDRGGLITFHGPGQLLCYPVLHLAAFKKSVRWYVSRLEQTAISACASLGVEASVAPHTGVWVGDNKICAIGIRCSRYVTSHGLALNCDTDLTWFGHIVPCGLEGKGVTSLSAELRRRLTVEEAVPHVLRAFARDFGCQLLDDGRAALGG; this is encoded by the exons ATGCGGACGCAGGGGCCCCGTCCTCTGGTGGAGGTGGTCCGCCTGGGCCTGCTGCCCTACCGGGAGGCTCTAGGTGTCCAAGAGGCGTACATCAAGCGGTGCCAGGCAGGCGCCGGCGCCTTCCACGCGCTGCTGCTGTGCCAGAACCCGCCCGTCTACACCACCGGCATCCGGCATAAGGGGCGCCCCCCTGCCGAGCTGGAGCGCCTGCGTCTGCTGGGGGCGCAGGTCCACAACACCGACCGAGGAGGTCTGATCACCTTCCACGGCCCAGGACAGCTGCTCTGCTACCCGGTCCTGCACCTGGCCGCCTTCAAAAAG AGCGTCCGCTGGTACGTGTCCCGGCTGGAGCAGACGGCCATTTCGGCCTGCGCGAGCTTGGGCGTGGAGGCATCCGTGGCTCCTCACACCGGGGTTTGGGTCGGAGACAACAAGATCTGCGCTATCG GCATCCGCTGCTCTCGCTACGTGACGTCGCACGGCCTGGCGCTCAACTGCGACACCGACTTGACGTGGTTCGGTCACATTGTCCCATGTGGCCTGGAGGGGAAGGGCGTGACCTCACTGAGCGCCGAACTGCGGCGCCGCCTGACCGTGGAGGAGGCCGTCCCGCACGTGCTGCGCGCCTTCGCCCGCGACTTTGGCTGCCAGCTGCTGGACGACGGCCGCGCGGCGCTCGGCGGCTGA